In one Brevibacillus composti genomic region, the following are encoded:
- a CDS encoding chemotaxis protein CheW encodes MLEQKEIIGEVKVIVFRLKDEEYGVEVGQVKSIEKLEHITRVPRTPAFVKGVINLRGVVTPIIDLRNRFGLEESAYSESTRIIIVAVGELEVGLIVDAANDVIDIPVNAIEPPPEVVGGVEAAYLRGVAKLEKRLLILLNLDKVLSTEEIKQLDSFEG; translated from the coding sequence ATGCTCGAGCAAAAGGAAATCATCGGAGAAGTAAAAGTCATCGTTTTCCGTTTGAAAGACGAAGAGTACGGAGTCGAAGTAGGTCAAGTCAAATCGATCGAGAAGCTGGAGCACATCACCCGCGTGCCTCGCACTCCTGCATTTGTCAAAGGGGTCATCAACCTGCGCGGAGTGGTTACGCCGATCATCGATTTGCGCAATCGCTTTGGCTTGGAGGAGTCGGCCTACAGTGAATCGACGCGGATCATCATCGTCGCGGTGGGAGAACTGGAAGTGGGCTTGATCGTCGACGCAGCCAATGATGTGATCGACATTCCGGTGAACGCGATCGAGCCGCCGCCGGAAGTGGTAGGCGGAGTAGAGGCTGCATATCTGCGCGGTGTGGCCAAGTTGGAAAAACGTCTGCTCATTCTGCTGAATCTCGACAAGGTTCTGAGCACGGAAGAAATCAAACAGCTTGATTCCTTCGAGGGATAG
- a CDS encoding DUF342 domain-containing protein has product MEAIGKYKLEIKISQDKLEAAIMVVVADEVAGSSIEVTEQDVRAALREHKITHGILESVVRDLCMSPAKFIGNPVTIAVGTPPMPGVDGRIEYTFYEINQEDKRPKELDDGRVDFYSITSIPNVVKGQLLARRTPPTPGQPGTSVTGEPIVPIPGKEAVFKPGKNVVVNAERTSLYAAIDGQVSFTENEKVNVFPVFEVNGDVDFSIGNIDFVGTVVIRGNIPTGFRIKASGDIRVLGSVEGAELEAGGSVEIKSGIVAQDKGHVIAGNDVRTSFIQNGNVTAGNQVLVSQSIMFSQVRAGKQIICNGPRGIIIGGTLQAGERIEARVIGNTSATPTVLEVGVKPELRQELAEVNRELQVVYENLRKTDQGLGVLNHMLQVNGELSPDKKAMQIKLTNTRLILEKEGKQLETRKKEVEAELEGDSPASIDVYYTMYPGIKMVFGKLVRFIKQEFPRTRFLVVNGEITTATLL; this is encoded by the coding sequence ATGGAAGCTATAGGAAAGTACAAGCTGGAAATCAAAATCTCTCAGGACAAGTTGGAAGCGGCAATCATGGTAGTAGTCGCGGATGAAGTGGCAGGATCATCCATCGAGGTTACGGAACAAGACGTAAGGGCTGCGCTGCGCGAGCATAAGATCACGCACGGCATCCTGGAGTCCGTCGTTCGCGATCTCTGTATGAGTCCCGCCAAATTCATCGGCAATCCGGTTACGATTGCGGTGGGAACACCGCCGATGCCGGGAGTTGACGGCAGGATTGAGTACACGTTTTATGAGATCAACCAAGAGGACAAACGTCCAAAGGAACTGGATGACGGTCGCGTCGATTTTTACTCGATCACCAGCATTCCCAACGTGGTGAAGGGACAGCTCCTGGCGCGCAGGACTCCTCCTACGCCCGGACAACCGGGTACTTCCGTTACCGGAGAGCCCATTGTTCCTATCCCTGGGAAGGAAGCCGTATTCAAGCCTGGAAAAAATGTCGTCGTCAATGCGGAAAGAACTTCGCTCTACGCGGCGATCGACGGCCAGGTTTCCTTTACAGAAAATGAGAAAGTAAACGTTTTCCCGGTGTTTGAAGTCAACGGCGATGTTGATTTTAGCATTGGGAATATCGATTTTGTGGGAACAGTGGTCATTCGCGGTAACATCCCGACCGGATTTCGGATAAAAGCATCGGGTGACATACGCGTCCTCGGGAGCGTCGAGGGAGCCGAACTGGAAGCGGGCGGCTCTGTCGAGATCAAAAGCGGGATTGTTGCCCAGGATAAGGGGCATGTGATTGCCGGAAATGATGTCAGGACCTCCTTTATTCAGAATGGAAACGTCACGGCAGGAAATCAGGTGCTGGTCTCCCAGAGCATCATGTTTTCCCAGGTGCGAGCAGGGAAACAGATTATCTGCAACGGCCCCCGCGGCATCATCATCGGCGGTACGCTGCAGGCGGGGGAAAGAATCGAGGCCCGCGTGATCGGCAATACCAGCGCGACTCCAACCGTTTTGGAAGTAGGGGTGAAGCCGGAATTGAGACAGGAGCTGGCCGAGGTGAACCGGGAACTCCAGGTCGTGTACGAAAATTTGCGCAAAACCGATCAAGGGCTGGGCGTGCTGAATCACATGCTGCAAGTCAACGGCGAGCTTTCCCCTGACAAGAAGGCCATGCAGATCAAGCTGACGAATACGAGGCTGATCCTGGAGAAGGAAGGGAAGCAGCTGGAAACGCGAAAAAAAGAGGTGGAGGCCGAGCTAGAAGGAGATTCTCCCGCTTCCATCGACGTGTACTACACGATGTACCCAGGCATTAAAATGGTATTTGGCAAGCTGGTTCGCTTTATCAAACAGGAGTTTCCTCGTACCCGTTT
- a CDS encoding chemotaxis protein CheA: MDMNQYLDMFIEESKEHLQAINANLLVLESDPERISIVNEIFRSAHTLKGMSATMGFEDMASLTHEAENVLDLIRNDKLKINSDIMDVIFQSVDLIEGMVMDIMEGGDGSADVSEPVAKLRAIVAGDFSAATASSDKAAASGEGVRTGAETAEATGDQTNREYELDEFALTVLKQSEEAGNNLFWIKVTLQENCLLKAARAYMVFDQLESMGEVIKSTPSVQDLENERFDLTFEVIFVTMEPADKIKKAITNISEIQDVAVEPVQMREAKQQAKQAEEQIAVAAGAPEAEAVKKQNAAAASNAPAKKVTAGGKTIRVDIERLDVLMNLFSELVIDRGRLEQLARELGKSELQETVEHMSRISGDLQNIILTMRMVPVEQVFNRFPRMIRDLAKDLNKKVNLEIFGAETELDRTVIDEIGDPLVHLLRNSLDHGIESPAERKKAGKPEEGTIQLRAFHSGNHVFIEVKDDGAGINKEKVLKKALERGIVTPAAAESLADRQIFELLFSSGFSTADTISDISGRGVGLDVVKTKIESLGGNVSVDSVRGQGTTFLIQLPLTLSIISAMLVQVQDEKYAVPLSSIIETAVFRKDQIMMAHRQKVIDFRGRVVPLVSLQDIFQIPDNGQEKDDEVAVVIVRKGEKMAGLVVDSFIGQQEIVLKSLGKYLVQVFAISGATILGDGQVALIIDCNALIK, encoded by the coding sequence ATGGACATGAATCAATATTTGGACATGTTTATTGAAGAGTCGAAAGAGCACCTGCAAGCAATCAATGCAAATCTGCTCGTTTTAGAGAGCGATCCCGAGCGCATTTCGATCGTGAACGAAATCTTTCGCTCCGCTCACACGCTGAAGGGCATGTCCGCCACGATGGGCTTCGAGGATATGGCCAGCCTGACCCATGAAGCAGAGAATGTGCTTGATTTGATTCGCAACGACAAACTGAAAATCAACAGCGATATTATGGATGTCATTTTCCAGAGCGTGGATCTGATCGAGGGCATGGTAATGGATATCATGGAAGGCGGCGATGGGTCCGCCGATGTTTCCGAACCGGTCGCCAAACTGCGTGCCATTGTTGCGGGAGACTTTTCCGCGGCTACGGCGTCTTCCGACAAGGCTGCAGCTTCCGGGGAAGGCGTCCGGACAGGGGCCGAGACGGCTGAGGCCACCGGCGATCAGACCAACCGCGAGTATGAGCTGGATGAGTTCGCGCTAACCGTCCTCAAGCAATCGGAAGAAGCGGGGAACAACCTGTTTTGGATCAAAGTCACGCTGCAGGAAAACTGCCTCCTCAAAGCTGCTCGCGCTTACATGGTATTTGACCAGCTAGAGTCCATGGGGGAAGTCATCAAGTCTACCCCGTCGGTGCAGGATTTGGAAAACGAACGGTTTGACCTCACTTTTGAAGTGATCTTCGTCACGATGGAGCCGGCGGATAAAATCAAAAAGGCGATCACGAATATTTCGGAGATTCAAGATGTGGCCGTCGAGCCGGTCCAGATGCGGGAGGCCAAACAGCAAGCCAAACAGGCGGAAGAGCAAATTGCAGTAGCTGCCGGAGCACCTGAGGCGGAAGCGGTGAAAAAACAGAATGCAGCGGCGGCAAGCAATGCCCCTGCGAAAAAAGTGACGGCGGGAGGCAAAACCATTCGGGTCGATATCGAAAGACTGGATGTGCTGATGAATCTCTTCAGCGAGCTGGTCATTGACCGCGGCCGCCTGGAGCAGCTGGCGAGGGAGCTGGGCAAGAGCGAATTGCAGGAAACGGTTGAGCATATGAGCCGGATCAGCGGCGACTTGCAAAATATCATTCTGACCATGCGCATGGTGCCGGTCGAGCAGGTATTCAACCGCTTCCCGCGGATGATTCGCGATCTGGCAAAAGACCTGAACAAAAAAGTGAATTTGGAAATATTCGGAGCGGAGACGGAGCTGGATCGTACCGTGATCGACGAAATTGGCGATCCGCTGGTTCACCTGCTGCGCAATTCGCTCGACCACGGCATCGAGTCGCCTGCGGAGCGGAAAAAGGCGGGCAAGCCGGAGGAAGGAACTATACAGCTTCGCGCCTTCCACAGCGGCAACCACGTCTTTATCGAAGTGAAAGATGACGGGGCCGGCATCAATAAGGAAAAGGTATTGAAAAAAGCCTTGGAGCGGGGAATCGTGACTCCTGCCGCGGCCGAGAGCCTGGCCGATCGGCAGATCTTCGAGCTCTTGTTTTCCTCCGGTTTCAGTACAGCAGATACGATCTCGGATATCTCCGGCCGCGGCGTCGGCCTCGATGTGGTAAAAACCAAGATCGAATCCCTCGGCGGCAACGTAAGCGTCGATTCCGTTCGCGGGCAGGGGACGACTTTCCTGATTCAGCTTCCGCTCACTCTATCGATCATCTCTGCGATGCTGGTTCAGGTGCAGGATGAAAAATACGCGGTGCCGCTCAGCTCGATCATTGAAACAGCTGTATTCCGCAAAGATCAGATCATGATGGCCCATCGCCAGAAAGTGATCGACTTCCGCGGCAGAGTCGTGCCGCTCGTTTCCTTGCAGGACATCTTCCAGATACCGGACAACGGACAGGAAAAGGATGACGAAGTGGCTGTGGTCATCGTCCGCAAAGGGGAAAAGATGGCAGGTCTCGTCGTCGATTCGTTTATCGGCCAGCAAGAAATCGTGCTGAAATCTCTTGGGAAATACCTGGTACAGGTCTTTGCCATCTCGGGCGCAACCATCCTGGGAGACGGACAAGTGGCGCTGATCATCGATTGCAACGCATTGATTAAGTAA
- a CDS encoding chemotaxis protein CheC, whose product MEYFAKFGDFQFDVLREVGNIGAGHAATALSKLIQKEIDMKVPQVNIIPFDEVANCVGGPEAIVVTVFLRVEGDCPGNMFFILDMPSAEHVLEQMIGEVKSVEEWTELEVSALHEVGNILTGSYLSSLADFTNLNLQPSVPALAVDMAGAILSYGLLELGRAGDFALTIDTAFFEGNEKVQGHFFLIPDPESLKILFRSLGVPFDGDY is encoded by the coding sequence ATGGAATACTTCGCCAAGTTTGGAGATTTTCAATTTGACGTATTGCGGGAAGTCGGCAACATCGGCGCAGGGCATGCGGCCACGGCACTATCCAAGCTGATCCAAAAGGAAATTGACATGAAAGTGCCGCAGGTCAACATCATCCCGTTTGATGAAGTGGCCAACTGTGTTGGGGGACCTGAAGCGATTGTCGTTACCGTGTTTTTGAGAGTAGAAGGCGACTGTCCGGGCAATATGTTCTTTATCCTGGACATGCCTTCCGCCGAGCATGTATTGGAGCAGATGATTGGCGAAGTGAAGAGTGTGGAGGAGTGGACGGAACTGGAGGTGTCCGCTCTTCACGAAGTCGGGAACATCCTGACAGGCTCCTATTTGTCTTCGCTTGCTGATTTTACCAATCTGAATCTCCAGCCATCTGTCCCTGCACTGGCAGTCGATATGGCCGGGGCGATCCTGAGCTACGGACTGCTGGAGCTGGGACGAGCAGGAGACTTCGCGCTCACCATCGATACCGCTTTTTTTGAAGGCAATGAAAAGGTCCAGGGACACTTTTTTCTGATTCCGGACCCGGAATCATTAAAGATACTATTTCGTTCACTAGGAGTACCATTCGATGGAGATTATTAA
- a CDS encoding protein-glutamate methylesterase/protein-glutamine glutaminase: MRKIRVLVTDDSAFMRKVISDILQADPEIEVIDRARNGLECLEKARQLNPDVITLDIEMPVMNGLEALEQVMKHQPVPVVMLSSLTREGADATIRALELGAFDFVTKPSGPISLDIHKVGDRLVERVKAASLAQKAIKRASTTEPRTVLPPSAAVKAAAPPAMTSPPNLEAVPRKSGVNTGKLVVLGTSTGGPKALQTVLTALPADLPAPIAIVQHMPAGFTKSLAQRLDSLCAIRVTEVTDGEWLEAGTAYIAPGGYHFEVQQVNGRLQARLHQQEPRGGHRPSVDVLFESVSRLTKVDKWAIIMTGMGNDGTKGLKKMKDAGIVTSIVEDESTCVVYGMPRTAIQAGLADHVVPLNAIADTLCKLLH; encoded by the coding sequence TTGAGAAAAATTCGAGTTCTCGTCACAGACGATTCAGCATTCATGCGCAAAGTCATATCCGATATTCTGCAAGCCGACCCGGAAATCGAAGTGATTGACCGTGCGAGAAACGGGCTCGAGTGCCTGGAGAAAGCCAGACAGTTGAATCCGGATGTGATCACCCTTGATATCGAGATGCCGGTCATGAATGGCCTGGAAGCATTGGAACAGGTGATGAAGCACCAGCCGGTACCTGTTGTCATGCTGAGCAGCCTCACCCGGGAGGGAGCAGATGCGACGATTCGCGCGCTGGAATTGGGCGCATTCGATTTTGTCACGAAACCCTCGGGACCGATATCCCTGGATATACATAAAGTAGGCGACCGCCTGGTCGAAAGAGTGAAGGCGGCTTCCCTCGCCCAAAAAGCGATCAAACGAGCAAGTACGACGGAGCCGCGCACTGTCCTCCCGCCGTCCGCGGCTGTGAAAGCGGCGGCGCCACCTGCCATGACAAGTCCTCCGAATCTTGAAGCAGTTCCGAGAAAGAGCGGGGTGAATACCGGGAAGCTGGTGGTGCTGGGGACGTCTACCGGCGGCCCCAAAGCATTGCAAACGGTCTTGACCGCTCTGCCGGCAGATCTGCCGGCTCCGATCGCGATCGTTCAGCATATGCCTGCCGGTTTTACGAAATCGCTGGCACAGCGCCTCGACTCTCTTTGCGCCATCCGGGTGACAGAGGTGACCGATGGCGAGTGGCTGGAAGCGGGTACAGCGTACATCGCTCCCGGAGGCTATCATTTTGAGGTTCAACAAGTGAATGGACGATTGCAGGCAAGACTTCACCAGCAAGAACCCCGCGGGGGACACCGGCCTTCCGTAGACGTTCTTTTTGAATCTGTCAGCCGATTGACAAAAGTAGACAAATGGGCAATTATCATGACAGGCATGGGAAATGATGGGACGAAGGGCCTGAAAAAGATGAAAGATGCGGGTATTGTGACAAGTATTGTCGAGGATGAATCGACATGTGTCGTGTACGGAATGCCGCGTACAGCCATTCAGGCAGGTCTCGCTGACCACGTTGTACCGCTAAACGCGATTGCAGATACCCTCTGTAAGTTACTGCACTGA
- a CDS encoding FliA/WhiG family RNA polymerase sigma factor, which produces MARLTNQEKVKQFDKWVMWKEEGSRDAEVDLVTQYLPLVDKVANRLAVNLPANVDKDDLVSYGRFGLLDALAKFDHTRGLQFETYAMWRIRGAMIDGLRENDWIPRTVRDKGKKIEEAYTILEQKQLRSPTDQEVSAYLGISERDLQQVYYETSLSTMISIDETVGEEEEQKTPRHSYIVDEVTPRPEQVAESTGMKEVLTAVIDKLPEKERLVVSLFYFEELTLSEIAEVMSLSPSRISQLHSKAIFRLRSALARWKSQLM; this is translated from the coding sequence GTGGCACGGCTAACCAATCAAGAAAAAGTGAAGCAATTTGATAAGTGGGTCATGTGGAAGGAAGAAGGCAGCCGTGATGCGGAAGTCGACCTGGTCACGCAATACCTTCCTCTGGTGGACAAGGTAGCAAACCGTCTGGCTGTCAATCTGCCTGCTAATGTGGACAAGGACGACCTGGTCAGCTACGGCCGCTTCGGTCTCTTGGACGCGCTTGCCAAATTTGATCATACACGCGGCCTGCAATTCGAGACATACGCCATGTGGCGGATTCGCGGAGCGATGATCGATGGGCTGCGGGAGAATGACTGGATTCCCCGGACAGTCCGTGACAAGGGGAAGAAAATCGAGGAGGCTTACACCATACTGGAGCAGAAACAGCTCCGGTCGCCAACCGATCAAGAGGTTTCCGCCTATCTCGGAATCTCTGAAAGGGATCTGCAACAGGTCTATTACGAAACATCTCTCTCCACCATGATCTCGATCGACGAGACGGTGGGGGAAGAAGAAGAGCAGAAAACGCCCAGGCATTCCTACATCGTCGATGAAGTGACACCGAGGCCTGAACAGGTCGCCGAATCGACAGGGATGAAGGAAGTGCTGACGGCTGTCATCGATAAACTGCCAGAAAAAGAGCGCCTGGTGGTCTCGCTGTTTTATTTTGAAGAGTTAACGCTCTCCGAGATCGCTGAAGTGATGAGTTTGTCGCCGTCCCGGATATCGCAGCTTCATTCCAAAGCGATTTTCCGCTTGCGTTCTGCCCTGGCCAGATGGAAGTCTCAATTGATGTAA
- a CDS encoding chemotaxis protein CheD: protein MEIIKIGMADLGVAKSPDRLRTTGLGSCVGVVLYDSVHKVAGMAHVMLPESSLGKGGEIAIGKYADTAIPRLIQEMKLAGATTSNLVAKLAGGAQMFAFLGKSDTMRIGPRNVEACKQALKQAQIKVIAEDTGGNCGRTIEFDSSTGILQIRTVNQGVKEV, encoded by the coding sequence ATGGAGATTATTAAAATTGGCATGGCGGACCTTGGAGTCGCCAAATCCCCGGATCGGCTTCGCACTACGGGATTAGGGTCATGCGTCGGCGTCGTCTTGTACGATTCGGTGCATAAGGTTGCCGGGATGGCCCACGTCATGCTGCCTGAATCCTCGTTGGGAAAGGGTGGGGAGATTGCCATCGGAAAATATGCGGACACGGCAATCCCTCGACTCATCCAGGAGATGAAATTGGCCGGTGCGACCACATCCAATCTGGTGGCGAAGTTGGCTGGCGGCGCCCAAATGTTTGCGTTTCTCGGCAAGAGTGACACGATGCGGATCGGTCCGAGAAATGTGGAGGCTTGCAAGCAGGCGCTGAAACAGGCGCAGATCAAAGTCATCGCCGAGGATACAGGGGGCAATTGCGGAAGGACGATCGAGTTCGACTCTTCAACCGGCATTCTGCAGATTCGAACGGTCAATCAAGGTGTGAAGGAAGTATAG
- a CDS encoding MinD/ParA family protein, producing MHDQAKRLRERMQQSQPSRQTRLVTVTSGKGGVGKSNFSLNFALALREKGHKAILFDVDLGLANLDVLMGITPKRHLLHLLEKETSVWDILETGPGDLEFIAGGSGFTQILQLDTEKLDILFQKLNSLHGYADTIIFDTGAGISQESLRFMLSSDEVILVTTPEPPAITDAYAVIKMIHSRNPETKVRLVINRATSEQEGRATSEKLAMVAKRFLDMEVSKLGYVMDDQHVTKAVKQQRPYLLAYPQSPASRSIRNLVAEYLGSTAGSTGTPGGFKGFLNKLKGLIQ from the coding sequence ATGCATGACCAAGCGAAACGGCTCCGTGAGCGGATGCAGCAGAGTCAGCCCTCCCGCCAGACACGGCTGGTAACCGTGACGAGCGGAAAAGGGGGCGTGGGGAAGTCTAATTTCAGCCTGAACTTTGCTCTCGCTCTGCGTGAAAAAGGGCATAAGGCGATCCTCTTCGATGTCGATTTGGGCTTGGCCAATCTGGATGTCCTGATGGGCATAACGCCCAAGCGCCACTTGCTTCATCTTCTGGAAAAGGAGACGAGCGTGTGGGACATCCTGGAGACGGGTCCCGGCGATCTCGAGTTTATCGCAGGCGGTTCGGGATTTACCCAGATTCTCCAGTTGGATACAGAGAAGCTGGACATCCTCTTTCAAAAGCTGAATTCGCTTCATGGCTACGCCGACACAATTATCTTTGACACCGGTGCCGGAATATCTCAGGAGTCGCTGCGATTTATGCTTTCGTCCGACGAAGTGATACTGGTTACCACGCCGGAGCCTCCTGCCATAACCGACGCCTATGCCGTGATCAAAATGATTCACTCTCGCAACCCGGAAACAAAAGTGCGCCTCGTCATCAATCGGGCAACCTCGGAGCAGGAAGGGCGTGCGACCTCGGAGAAACTGGCCATGGTAGCCAAACGCTTCCTGGATATGGAAGTCAGCAAGCTGGGCTATGTCATGGACGACCAGCATGTGACCAAAGCAGTGAAACAGCAACGACCCTATCTGCTAGCCTATCCGCAATCGCCAGCATCCCGAAGCATCCGAAACCTGGTGGCTGAGTACCTGGGCAGCACAGCAGGAAGTACCGGGACACCAGGTGGTTTCAAGGGCTTTCTCAACAAGCTGAAGGGCCTGATACAGTAA